A genomic region of Pseudomonas sp. MPC6 contains the following coding sequences:
- the ccoP gene encoding cytochrome-c oxidase, cbb3-type subunit III, whose product MTTFWSLYVTVLSLGTIFALTWLLLSTRKGQRSEATEETVGHSFDGIEEYDNPLPKWWFMLFVGTIIFALGYLVLYPGLGNWKGLLPGYNYLDNDKQTAFANGQTGWTGVHEWEKEMAKSDARFGPIFAKFSSMPIEEVAKDPQALKMGGRLFASNCSVCHGSDAKGAYGFPNLTDADWRWGGEAETIKTTIMGGRHAVMPAWSEVIGEQGVADVAAFVLTNLDGRKLPEGAKADPVAGQKLFAANCVACHGPAGKGTPAMGAPDLTHPGAFIYGSSFAQLQQTIRYGRQGQMPAQEQLQGNDKVHLLAAYVYSLSHGEKAPAEDAQ is encoded by the coding sequence ATGACTACGTTCTGGAGTCTGTATGTCACAGTCCTCAGTCTCGGCACCATCTTCGCCCTGACCTGGCTGCTGCTGTCTACCCGCAAGGGCCAGCGCAGCGAAGCCACCGAGGAAACGGTTGGCCACTCCTTCGACGGGATCGAGGAGTACGACAACCCGCTGCCAAAATGGTGGTTCATGCTGTTCGTGGGCACCATCATCTTCGCCCTGGGCTATCTGGTGCTGTACCCGGGCCTGGGCAACTGGAAAGGCCTGCTGCCGGGTTACAACTACCTCGATAACGACAAGCAGACCGCGTTCGCCAACGGCCAGACCGGCTGGACCGGCGTTCACGAGTGGGAAAAGGAAATGGCCAAGTCGGACGCCAGGTTCGGCCCGATCTTCGCCAAGTTCTCGTCCATGCCCATCGAAGAAGTGGCCAAGGATCCGCAAGCCCTGAAGATGGGTGGCCGCCTGTTCGCCTCCAACTGCTCGGTCTGCCACGGTTCCGACGCCAAAGGCGCCTATGGCTTCCCTAACCTGACCGACGCCGACTGGCGCTGGGGCGGCGAAGCGGAAACCATCAAGACCACCATCATGGGCGGTCGTCACGCGGTGATGCCGGCCTGGTCCGAAGTGATCGGCGAGCAAGGCGTGGCTGACGTTGCCGCATTCGTGCTGACCAACCTCGATGGCCGCAAGCTGCCGGAAGGCGCCAAGGCCGACCCGGTTGCCGGGCAGAAACTGTTCGCGGCCAACTGCGTGGCCTGCCACGGTCCGGCAGGCAAAGGAACGCCAGCCATGGGCGCCCCTGACCTGACCCACCCGGGTGCGTTCATCTACGGCTCGAGCTTCGCTCAGCTGCAGCAGACCATCCGTTACGGCCGTCAGGGCCAGATGCCTGCGCAGGAACAGCTGCAAGGCAACGACAAGGTCCACTTGCTGGCCGCTTACGTCTACAGCCTGTCTCACGGCGAGAAGGCTCCGGCGGAAGACGCCCAGTAA
- a CDS encoding CcoQ/FixQ family Cbb3-type cytochrome c oxidase assembly chaperone: MDIGMIRGLGTVVVMVAFIGLALWVFSPKRKSEFEDATLLPFADDPEAIKHVEQASRSNKE, translated from the coding sequence ATGGATATCGGGATGATTCGTGGCCTGGGCACCGTTGTTGTGATGGTGGCCTTCATCGGTCTGGCGTTATGGGTGTTCAGTCCCAAGCGCAAGTCGGAGTTTGAAGACGCGACCTTGCTGCCTTTCGCGGATGATCCCGAAGCCATCAAGCACGTCGAGCAAGCTTCTAGGAGTAACAAAGAATGA
- the ccoO gene encoding cytochrome-c oxidase, cbb3-type subunit II has translation MKHEAVEKNIGLLAFFMVIAVSVGGLTQIVPLFFQDVTNKPVEGMKPRTALELEGRDIYIANGCVGCHSQMIRPFRAETERYGHYSVAGESVWDHPFLWGSKRTGPDLARVGGRYSDDWQRAHLYNPRNVVPESKMPAYPFLVENKLDGKDTAKKMEVLRTLGVPYTDEDIAGAKDAVKGKTEMDALVAYLQGLGTIIKSKR, from the coding sequence ATGAAGCATGAAGCAGTCGAGAAGAACATTGGCCTGCTGGCCTTCTTCATGGTTATCGCCGTCAGCGTCGGCGGCCTGACCCAGATCGTTCCGCTGTTTTTCCAGGACGTCACCAACAAGCCGGTCGAAGGCATGAAGCCTCGTACCGCGCTTGAACTGGAAGGCCGCGACATCTACATCGCCAACGGTTGTGTCGGCTGCCACTCGCAGATGATCCGCCCGTTCCGTGCTGAAACCGAACGTTACGGCCACTACTCGGTCGCCGGTGAAAGCGTCTGGGACCACCCGTTCCTGTGGGGTTCCAAGCGTACCGGTCCGGACCTGGCCCGTGTCGGCGGTCGTTACTCCGATGACTGGCAGCGTGCGCATTTGTACAACCCGCGCAACGTGGTGCCTGAATCGAAAATGCCGGCCTACCCGTTCCTCGTGGAAAACAAGCTCGACGGCAAAGACACCGCCAAGAAAATGGAAGTGTTGCGCACGCTCGGCGTCCCTTACACCGACGAAGACATCGCCGGCGCCAAGGATGCTGTGAAGGGCAAAACCGAAATGGACGCGCTGGTGGCCTATCTGCAAGGCCTGGGCACCATCATCAAAAGCAAACGGTGA
- the ccoN gene encoding cytochrome-c oxidase, cbb3-type subunit I: MSTAISPTAYNYKVVRQFAIMTVVWGILGMGLGVFIASQLVWPELNFGLPWTTFGRLRPLHTNLVIFAFGGCALFATSYYVVQRTCQTRLISDSLAAFTFWGWQAVIVGAIVTLPLGYTTTKEYAELEWPLAILLAIVWVTYGLVFFGTITKRNTKHIYVGNWFYGAFIVVTAMLHIVNHASLPVSFFKSYSAYAGATDAMIQWWYGHNAVGFFLTTGFLGMMYYFVPKQAERPIYSYRLSIVHFWALITLYIWAGPHHLHYTALPDWAQSLGMAMSIILLAPSWGGMINGMMTLSGAWHKLRTDPILRFLVVSLAFYGMSTFEGPMMAIKTVNSLSHYTDWTIGHVHAGALGWVAMISIGAIYHMIPKLFGRPQMHSIGLINTHFWLATIGTVLYIASMWVNGITQGLMWRAINDDGTLTYSFVEALQASHPGFIVRALGGAFFASGMLFMAYNVWRTVRASNPVEAKAAEQIAVVGAH, from the coding sequence ATGAGCACAGCAATCAGTCCGACTGCTTATAACTATAAGGTAGTCCGCCAGTTCGCCATCATGACGGTGGTCTGGGGGATCCTTGGCATGGGGCTTGGTGTCTTCATCGCCTCACAGCTTGTATGGCCGGAATTGAACTTCGGTCTGCCGTGGACGACTTTTGGACGCTTACGCCCGTTGCACACCAACCTGGTGATTTTCGCCTTCGGTGGTTGTGCACTGTTTGCCACTTCTTATTACGTCGTGCAGCGAACCTGCCAAACGCGACTGATTTCCGACAGCCTCGCCGCCTTCACCTTCTGGGGTTGGCAAGCGGTGATCGTCGGCGCGATCGTTACCTTGCCGCTGGGTTACACCACCACCAAGGAATACGCGGAACTGGAATGGCCCCTGGCTATTCTGCTGGCCATCGTCTGGGTTACTTACGGTCTGGTGTTCTTCGGCACCATCACCAAGCGCAACACCAAGCATATCTACGTGGGCAACTGGTTCTACGGTGCCTTCATCGTTGTGACGGCGATGCTGCACATCGTCAACCACGCGTCCCTGCCGGTCAGCTTCTTCAAGTCCTACTCGGCTTACGCCGGTGCGACTGACGCGATGATCCAGTGGTGGTATGGCCACAACGCGGTCGGGTTCTTCCTGACCACCGGCTTCCTGGGGATGATGTACTACTTCGTACCGAAGCAGGCCGAGCGTCCGATCTACTCCTATCGCCTGTCGATCGTGCACTTCTGGGCGCTGATCACCCTGTACATCTGGGCCGGTCCGCACCACCTGCACTACACCGCGCTGCCGGACTGGGCTCAGTCCCTGGGCATGGCGATGTCGATCATCCTGCTGGCACCAAGCTGGGGCGGCATGATCAACGGCATGATGACCCTGTCGGGCGCCTGGCATAAGCTGCGCACCGACCCGATCCTGCGCTTTCTGGTGGTGTCGCTGGCGTTCTACGGCATGTCGACCTTCGAAGGCCCGATGATGGCCATCAAGACCGTCAACTCGCTGTCGCACTACACCGACTGGACCATCGGCCACGTACACGCCGGTGCTCTTGGTTGGGTAGCGATGATCTCGATCGGTGCCATCTACCACATGATTCCGAAACTGTTCGGTCGCCCGCAGATGCACAGCATCGGCCTGATCAACACGCACTTCTGGCTCGCGACCATCGGTACCGTGCTGTACATCGCTTCGATGTGGGTCAACGGTATCACCCAGGGCCTGATGTGGCGTGCAATCAACGACGACGGCACCCTCACCTACTCGTTCGTCGAAGCGCTGCAAGCCAGCCACCCCGGTTTCATCGTTCGCGCCCTGGGCGGTGCGTTCTTTGCCAGCGGCATGCTGTTCATGGCCTACAACGTATGGCGTACCGTACGTGCCTCGAACCCGGTTGAAGCCAAAGCTGCTGAACAGATTGCTGTAGTTGGAGCTCACTGA
- the ccoP gene encoding cytochrome-c oxidase, cbb3-type subunit III — translation MTTFWSTWICVLTIGSLIGLTWLLIGTRKGETKGSVDQTMGHSFDGIEEYDNPLPQWWFMLFAGTLVFAVGYLVLYPGLGNFKGILPGYEDGWTGVHEWEKEMNKADAKFGPIFAKFAAMPVEEVAKDPLALKMGGRLFASNCAVCHGSDAKGAFGFPNLADTRWRWGGNADTIKTTIMGGRVAAMPAWGEILGDAGVKNVAAYVRHDLAGLPLPADTGADLHAGQQAFSTMCVACHGANGQGTEAMGAPNLTQPAGFIYGTSLAQLQQTIRHGRQGHMPAQNELLGNDKVQLLAAYVYSLSHGLTTERLQAEGKHE, via the coding sequence ATGACCACCTTCTGGAGTACGTGGATCTGCGTACTGACCATCGGCAGCCTGATCGGCCTGACCTGGCTGCTGATCGGCACCCGCAAGGGCGAAACCAAGGGCAGCGTCGACCAGACCATGGGCCACAGCTTCGACGGCATCGAGGAGTACGACAACCCGCTGCCGCAGTGGTGGTTCATGCTGTTCGCCGGCACGCTGGTGTTTGCCGTGGGCTATCTGGTGCTGTACCCGGGCCTGGGCAACTTCAAAGGCATCCTGCCGGGTTACGAGGACGGTTGGACCGGCGTCCACGAGTGGGAAAAGGAGATGAACAAGGCCGATGCCAAGTTCGGGCCGATCTTCGCCAAATTCGCGGCGATGCCCGTGGAAGAAGTGGCCAAAGACCCGCTAGCGTTGAAAATGGGCGGTCGCCTGTTTGCCTCCAATTGCGCGGTCTGCCACGGCTCGGATGCCAAGGGCGCTTTCGGCTTCCCGAACCTGGCGGACACCCGCTGGCGCTGGGGCGGCAACGCCGACACCATCAAGACCACAATCATGGGTGGTCGCGTGGCCGCAATGCCGGCCTGGGGTGAAATCCTTGGTGATGCCGGCGTGAAGAACGTCGCGGCTTATGTGCGACATGACTTGGCCGGCCTGCCGTTGCCTGCCGACACAGGTGCCGACCTGCACGCCGGACAGCAAGCGTTCAGCACCATGTGCGTAGCCTGTCATGGGGCAAACGGCCAGGGCACTGAAGCCATGGGCGCGCCGAATCTGACGCAACCGGCCGGCTTTATCTACGGTACAAGCCTGGCGCAGCTGCAACAGACCATTCGCCATGGCCGCCAGGGCCATATGCCGGCGCAGAACGAACTGCTCGGCAACGACAAGGTGCAACTGCTGGCCGCTTATGTTTACAGCTTGTCTCATGGATTGACCACCGAGCGTTTGCAGGCTGAAGGCAAACACGAATAA
- a CDS encoding cbb3-type cytochrome c oxidase subunit 3, protein MVSVMSSGMIRGLGTVVVFVAFVGLTLWVFNRKRNPAFAEARLLPFADEPPSDSTQESATTRSTRP, encoded by the coding sequence ATCGTAAGTGTAATGAGCAGTGGAATGATCCGCGGCCTGGGCACGGTCGTGGTGTTCGTGGCCTTCGTCGGCCTGACGCTGTGGGTGTTCAACCGCAAGCGCAATCCGGCGTTCGCCGAAGCGCGTTTGCTGCCGTTCGCCGACGAGCCGCCATCCGACAGCACTCAAGAATCAGCGACAACAAGGAGTACCCGGCCATGA
- the ccoO gene encoding cytochrome-c oxidase, cbb3-type subunit II — MKHETIEKNVGLLMLLMVLAVSIGGLTQIVPLFFQDVTNKPVEGMKPYTALQLEGRDIYIREGCVGCHSQMIRPFRAETERYGHYSVAGESVWDHPFLWGSKRTGPDLARVGGRYSEDWHRAHLYNPRNVVPESKMPGYPWLVANQLDSSHTETKIKAMRTLGVPYTDDDIAGSVASLKGKSEMDALVAYLQVLGTSIKSKR, encoded by the coding sequence ATGAAACACGAAACAATCGAGAAAAACGTCGGCCTGCTGATGCTGTTGATGGTACTGGCCGTGAGCATTGGCGGCCTGACCCAGATCGTCCCGCTGTTCTTCCAGGACGTGACCAACAAACCGGTCGAAGGCATGAAGCCCTACACCGCACTGCAACTGGAAGGTCGCGACATCTACATCCGCGAAGGCTGCGTCGGTTGCCATTCGCAGATGATCCGGCCGTTCCGCGCCGAGACCGAACGCTACGGCCACTACTCGGTGGCCGGTGAAAGCGTCTGGGACCACCCGTTCCTCTGGGGCTCGAAACGTACCGGTCCGGACCTCGCCCGGGTTGGCGGTCGCTATTCCGAAGACTGGCACCGCGCGCATTTGTACAACCCGCGCAACGTGGTGCCGGAATCGAAAATGCCTGGCTACCCATGGCTGGTGGCCAATCAGCTCGACAGCAGCCACACCGAAACCAAGATCAAGGCGATGCGCACCCTCGGCGTGCCGTACACCGACGACGACATCGCCGGCAGCGTGGCTTCGCTCAAGGGCAAGAGCGAAATGGACGCGCTGGTCGCTTACCTGCAAGTGCTCGGCACATCCATCAAGAGCAAGAGGTGA
- the ccoN gene encoding cytochrome-c oxidase, cbb3-type subunit I encodes MNTSISTAYNYKVVRQFAIMTVVWGIVGMGLGVFLAAQLVWPELNFDLPWTSFGRLRPLHTNAVIFAFGGCALFASSFYSVQRTCQTRLFAPKIAAFCFWGWQVVILLAAISLPLGYTSSKEYAELEWPIDILITIVWVAYAVVFFGTIMQRKTKHIYVGNWFFGAFIITVAILHIVNNVELPVSFTKSYSVYAGATDAMVQWWYGHNAVGFFLTAGFLGMMYYFVPKQAERPVYSYRLSIVHFWALITLYIWAGPHHLHYTALPDWAQSLGMVMSLILLAPSWGGMINGMMTLSGGWHKLRSDPILRFLVVSLAFYGMSTFEGPMMAIKTVNALSHYTDWTIGHVHAGALGWVAMISIGALYHMIPKIFGRTQMHSIGLINAHFWLATIGTVLYIASMWVNGIAQGLMWRAVNADGTLTYSFVETLVASHPGFVVRLVGGAIFFSGMLLMAYNTWRTVRASQPAEAAAAAQIA; translated from the coding sequence ATGAACACTTCTATCAGTACCGCCTACAACTACAAGGTGGTCCGCCAATTCGCCATTATGACGGTGGTGTGGGGCATCGTCGGCATGGGACTCGGGGTTTTTCTCGCAGCCCAGTTGGTCTGGCCTGAACTCAACTTCGACTTGCCGTGGACCAGTTTCGGCCGCCTGCGCCCGTTGCACACCAACGCCGTGATCTTCGCCTTCGGCGGCTGCGCCCTGTTCGCCAGTTCGTTCTATTCGGTGCAACGCACCTGTCAGACGCGATTGTTTGCGCCGAAAATCGCCGCGTTCTGCTTCTGGGGCTGGCAAGTGGTGATCCTGCTGGCGGCGATCAGCCTGCCGCTGGGTTACACCAGCTCCAAGGAATACGCCGAGCTGGAATGGCCGATCGACATCCTGATCACCATCGTCTGGGTCGCCTACGCCGTGGTGTTCTTCGGCACGATCATGCAGCGCAAGACCAAACACATCTACGTCGGCAACTGGTTCTTCGGCGCATTCATCATCACCGTGGCGATTCTGCACATCGTCAACAACGTTGAACTGCCGGTGAGTTTCACCAAGTCCTACTCGGTATACGCCGGTGCCACCGACGCCATGGTGCAGTGGTGGTACGGGCACAACGCCGTAGGCTTTTTCCTCACCGCCGGCTTCCTCGGCATGATGTATTACTTCGTGCCGAAGCAGGCCGAACGCCCGGTGTATTCCTATCGCCTGTCGATCGTGCACTTCTGGGCGCTGATCACCCTGTACATCTGGGCCGGCCCGCACCACTTGCACTACACCGCGCTGCCGGACTGGGCCCAGTCGCTGGGCATGGTGATGTCGCTGATCCTGCTGGCACCGAGCTGGGGCGGGATGATCAACGGCATGATGACGCTCTCCGGCGGCTGGCATAAGTTGCGCAGCGACCCGATCCTGCGCTTCCTCGTGGTGTCGCTGGCGTTCTACGGCATGTCGACCTTCGAAGGGCCGATGATGGCCATCAAGACGGTGAACGCCCTCTCCCACTACACCGACTGGACCATCGGCCACGTGCACGCCGGCGCCCTCGGCTGGGTAGCGATGATCTCGATCGGCGCGCTGTACCACATGATCCCGAAAATCTTCGGCCGCACGCAGATGCACAGCATCGGCCTGATCAACGCGCACTTCTGGCTTGCCACCATCGGCACCGTGCTCTACATCGCGTCGATGTGGGTCAACGGCATCGCCCAGGGCCTGATGTGGCGCGCGGTCAATGCAGACGGCACGCTGACCTACTCCTTCGTCGAAACCCTGGTGGCCAGCCATCCCGGCTTCGTCGTGCGCCTGGTCGGCGGTGCGATTTTCTTCAGCGGCATGCTGCTGATGGCCTACAACACCTGGCGCACCGTGCGGGCCTCGCAGCCTGCCGAAGCCGCCGCTGCCGCGCAGATCGCCTGA
- a CDS encoding alpha/beta family hydrolase, protein MGKEHKASIDGDQWAQCVREHGWLWNEAAAKGSAAPVTLILAHGAGAPMDSAWMDDMAARLAAQGVNVLRFEFPYMAQRRLDGGKRPPNPAPKLLECWREVHAVVRRHVAGRLAIGGKSMGGRMASLLADELGVDALVCLGYPFYAVGKPQKPRVEHLAGLQTPTLIVQGERDALGNREAVEAYTLAPGIEVFWLVAGDHDLKPLKASGFTHEQHLATAANKVAAFVL, encoded by the coding sequence ATGGGCAAAGAGCACAAGGCCAGTATTGACGGGGATCAATGGGCGCAGTGTGTGCGCGAACACGGATGGTTGTGGAATGAGGCTGCCGCAAAGGGATCGGCCGCGCCTGTGACGCTGATTCTCGCCCACGGCGCCGGTGCGCCGATGGACAGTGCCTGGATGGACGACATGGCTGCACGCCTTGCGGCTCAAGGCGTCAACGTGTTGCGGTTCGAGTTTCCATACATGGCGCAGCGGCGCCTTGATGGCGGCAAACGTCCACCAAACCCGGCCCCCAAATTGCTGGAATGCTGGCGTGAGGTCCATGCCGTGGTGCGACGTCATGTCGCTGGGCGCCTGGCTATTGGCGGCAAGTCCATGGGCGGGCGCATGGCCAGCCTATTGGCGGATGAACTGGGGGTGGATGCGCTGGTGTGCCTGGGGTATCCGTTTTATGCGGTCGGCAAGCCGCAGAAGCCGCGGGTCGAGCATCTGGCCGGATTGCAGACGCCCACGTTGATCGTGCAGGGGGAGCGGGATGCGCTGGGTAATCGCGAGGCGGTCGAGGCTTACACATTGGCACCGGGTATCGAGGTGTTCTGGCTGGTGGCGGGGGATCATGACCTGAAGCCGTTGAAGGCTTCGGGGTTTACCCATGAACAGCATCTGGCGACAGCGGCGAACAAGGTTGCCGCGTTTGTTCTGTGA
- a CDS encoding LysR family transcriptional regulator, protein MNLSKVDLNLFIVFDAIYTEANLTRAGQIVGITQPAVSNALARLRETFNDPLFVRTAQGMVPTPMAQNIIGPVRNALSLLRVSVQESRIFNPLQAVKTYRISMTDLTEAVILPPLFQRLRRLAPSVIIESFLSKRRETTKDLAAGRLDFAVDAPLNTDPQVRHVKLMEDRYVCAMRKGHPLAGKEKFSLDDYLSLTHIHISSRRSGLGHVDLALGKMGIQRKIALRSQHYLMASQVLQQTDMVMTVPERFARRHDLYSVNLPVNDVPPVETHLYWHESTDQDPANRWMREQMIELCQQVTAHEKKPL, encoded by the coding sequence ATGAATCTGAGCAAGGTCGACCTCAATCTTTTCATCGTCTTCGATGCGATCTACACCGAAGCCAACCTGACCCGGGCCGGGCAGATCGTCGGAATCACTCAACCGGCGGTGTCCAACGCCCTGGCTCGCCTGCGTGAGACCTTCAACGATCCGCTGTTCGTGCGCACCGCCCAGGGCATGGTCCCGACACCGATGGCCCAGAACATCATCGGCCCGGTACGCAACGCCCTCTCCCTGCTACGGGTCTCGGTCCAGGAAAGCCGCATCTTCAATCCATTGCAGGCGGTCAAGACCTACCGCATCAGCATGACCGACCTCACCGAAGCGGTGATTCTGCCGCCCCTGTTCCAGCGCCTGCGTCGCCTGGCCCCCTCGGTGATCATCGAGAGCTTTTTGTCCAAGCGCCGCGAAACCACCAAGGATCTGGCGGCCGGGCGCCTCGACTTCGCCGTCGATGCGCCGCTCAACACCGACCCCCAGGTGCGCCACGTCAAGCTGATGGAAGATCGCTACGTGTGCGCCATGCGCAAGGGGCATCCGCTGGCAGGCAAGGAAAAATTCAGCCTCGACGACTACCTCTCCCTGACCCACATCCATATCTCCAGCCGTCGCAGCGGTCTGGGCCATGTCGATCTGGCGCTGGGCAAGATGGGCATCCAGCGCAAGATCGCCCTGCGCTCCCAGCATTACCTGATGGCCTCGCAAGTGTTGCAGCAGACTGACATGGTCATGACCGTGCCGGAGCGCTTCGCCCGCCGCCATGACTTGTACTCGGTGAACTTGCCGGTCAACGACGTACCGCCGGTGGAAACCCACCTCTACTGGCACGAAAGCACCGACCAGGACCCGGCCAACCGCTGGATGCGCGAGCAGATGATCGAGCTGTGCCAGCAGGTGACGGCCCATGAAAAGAAGCCCCTGTAG
- a CDS encoding acyl-CoA dehydrogenase codes for MDFAYSPKVQELRERVTAFMDSYVYPAEAVFERQVAEGDRWQPTAIMEELKLKAKAEGLWNLFLPESELGAGLSNLEYAPLAEIMGRSLLGPEPFNCSAPDTGNMEVLVRYANEEQKQRWLEPLLRGDIRSAFAMTEPDVASSDATNMAARAVRDGDEWVINGKKWWTSGACDPRCKILIFMGLSNPDAPRHAQHSMILVPVDTPGVKIVRPLPVFGYDDAPHGHAEVLFDNVRVPYENVLLGEGRGFEIAQGRLGPGRIHHCMRSIGMAERALELMCKRAVNRTAFGKPLARLGGNIDKIADSRMEIDMARLLTLKAAYMMDTVGNKIAKSEIAQIKVVAPNVALRVIDRAIQIHGGAGVSNDFPLAYMYAMQRTLRLADGPDEVHRAAIGKFEIGKYIR; via the coding sequence ATGGATTTCGCTTATTCGCCCAAGGTGCAAGAACTGCGTGAGCGCGTGACCGCGTTCATGGACTCCTACGTTTATCCGGCCGAAGCTGTGTTCGAGCGCCAGGTCGCCGAGGGCGATCGCTGGCAGCCGACGGCAATCATGGAGGAGCTCAAACTCAAGGCCAAGGCTGAAGGGCTGTGGAATTTGTTTCTTCCCGAGTCTGAACTCGGTGCCGGCCTGAGCAACCTGGAATACGCGCCGCTGGCGGAAATCATGGGCCGTTCGCTGCTGGGGCCGGAACCGTTCAACTGCTCCGCGCCGGACACCGGCAACATGGAAGTGCTGGTGCGTTACGCCAACGAAGAACAGAAGCAACGCTGGCTCGAACCCTTGCTGCGCGGCGATATTCGCTCGGCGTTTGCCATGACCGAGCCGGACGTGGCGTCCTCCGACGCCACCAACATGGCCGCACGCGCCGTGCGCGATGGCGACGAGTGGGTGATCAACGGCAAGAAATGGTGGACCTCGGGCGCCTGTGATCCGCGCTGCAAGATCCTGATCTTCATGGGCCTGAGCAATCCGGACGCACCGCGTCATGCCCAGCACTCGATGATTCTGGTGCCGGTGGATACCCCGGGGGTAAAAATCGTGCGCCCGTTGCCGGTGTTCGGTTACGACGATGCCCCTCACGGTCACGCCGAAGTGCTGTTCGACAATGTCCGGGTGCCGTACGAAAACGTCCTGCTGGGTGAAGGCCGCGGCTTTGAAATCGCCCAGGGTCGCCTCGGCCCTGGCCGGATTCACCACTGCATGCGTTCGATCGGCATGGCTGAGCGCGCGCTGGAACTGATGTGCAAGCGCGCGGTGAACCGTACAGCGTTTGGCAAGCCCCTGGCACGTCTGGGAGGTAACATCGACAAGATCGCCGATTCGCGGATGGAGATCGACATGGCGCGCCTGCTGACATTGAAGGCCGCGTACATGATGGACACGGTCGGCAATAAAATTGCGAAGAGCGAAATCGCGCAAATCAAGGTGGTGGCGCCGAACGTCGCCTTGCGGGTGATCGACCGGGCGATCCAGATCCATGGCGGGGCAGGGGTGTCCAACGATTTCCCGCTGGCCTACATGTATGCGATGCAGCGCACCCTGCGCCTGGCCGACGGCCCGGACGAAGTGCACCGCGCGGCGATCGGCAAGTTCGAGATCGGCAAGTACATCCGGTAG
- a CDS encoding TatD family hydrolase: MQLIDIGVNLTNPSFADKHQAVLDRAYAAGVCQLVLTGTSVEGSEQALELCRQLDDTAQRLFATAGIHPHSASDWNADSDRQLRSLLKEPNVVAVGECGLDFNRDFSPRPQQEKVLEEHLAMAVELQMPVFLHERDASQRLLEILRDYRDQLPAAVVHCFTGEKKALFSYLDLDLHIGITGWICDERRGTHLHPLVKEIKRGRLMLESDAPYLLPRSLRPKPKNGRNEPAYLTEVLREVALHRGESEEELAAHSTACARAFYGLPMVD, translated from the coding sequence ATGCAACTCATCGATATCGGCGTCAACCTGACCAACCCCAGTTTTGCCGACAAGCACCAGGCGGTACTCGACCGTGCCTACGCGGCCGGCGTCTGCCAGTTGGTGCTCACCGGGACCAGTGTCGAGGGCAGCGAACAGGCGTTGGAGCTGTGTCGCCAGCTGGATGACACGGCACAACGCCTGTTCGCCACCGCCGGTATTCATCCGCACTCGGCCAGTGACTGGAATGCCGACAGCGACCGGCAACTGCGTAGCTTGCTCAAGGAGCCGAATGTGGTGGCCGTGGGTGAATGCGGACTGGATTTCAATCGCGATTTCTCGCCGCGTCCGCAGCAGGAAAAAGTTCTCGAAGAGCACTTGGCGATGGCGGTCGAGCTACAGATGCCGGTATTCCTCCATGAGCGCGATGCCAGTCAGCGTTTGCTGGAGATCCTGCGTGATTACCGGGATCAGTTGCCCGCCGCGGTGGTGCATTGCTTCACCGGCGAAAAAAAGGCCCTGTTCAGCTACCTGGATCTGGATTTGCACATCGGCATCACCGGCTGGATTTGCGACGAGCGCCGGGGCACGCACCTGCATCCGTTGGTGAAGGAAATCAAGCGCGGGCGGTTGATGCTGGAGAGCGATGCGCCGTACCTGTTACCACGCAGTTTGCGGCCCAAGCCGAAAAACGGGCGCAACGAGCCTGCGTATCTCACTGAAGTGTTGCGCGAAGTGGCGCTGCATCGTGGGGAAAGCGAGGAAGAGCTGGCGGCTCACAGCACTGCGTGTGCGCGGGCGTTCTATGGGCTGCCGATGGTCGACTGA